The following coding sequences lie in one Leucobacter allii genomic window:
- a CDS encoding cytochrome c oxidase assembly protein — protein MPRLLRVLAPAVLLAATLAAVLLGLGIGGAADERALADPGAVVRYGLPLSRTLVNVAMAGLIGAVVMAVWAVAGEGRDPDARGAGAASGGREAGIAMDVAAGSAALLTVASAATILFTYVDVSGLAFSLDASFGAGLAQFVTEIELGRLWLVELLLAAGTTVLAFAIRERRLTLLVLVAALATALPLASQGHAAGASGHAQAVNSLLVHLVGAAVWLGGLLTLVFLARAVDRPRLAVLTARYSTLALCAFIGVAASGVVSAWLRVGTWDALLGTGYGRLVILKTAALVLLGGFGAFQRSRLIPRIVASPRGGRVFAWFVVAELAVMGAASGIAGALGRTATPVSFEPAQEQGSGISPAEWLTGDPLPPELTPLSYLTEWKFDLAWALVSAFGIALYLAGVIRLARRGDRWPVGRTIAWILGMLVLFYTTNGPFNAYEAYLFSVHMLGHMLLTMLIPLVLVLGAPVTLALRACEKRGDGSWGGREWILWGVQTPFSRIVTHPAVAAVVFAGSLWVFYFTPIFRWAMAEHLGHQWMIVHFLISGYLFSLSMIGVDPVPYRFPYPLRLVTLFATMASHAFFGVTLMTGDGLMLADWFGAMGRSWGATPLEDQSAGGGIAWGIGELPTLALALIVAVQWSRSDAKEQRRKDRAADRSDDAELRAYNAMLARQAERDARAPRR, from the coding sequence GTGCCCCGTCTGCTCCGCGTCCTCGCCCCCGCCGTCCTCCTCGCGGCGACGCTCGCGGCGGTGCTCCTCGGGCTCGGGATCGGCGGCGCCGCGGACGAGCGCGCGCTCGCCGATCCCGGTGCCGTCGTGCGCTACGGGCTGCCCCTCTCGCGAACGCTCGTCAACGTGGCCATGGCCGGGCTCATCGGCGCCGTCGTGATGGCCGTCTGGGCGGTCGCGGGCGAGGGCCGCGACCCGGATGCGCGAGGCGCCGGCGCCGCTTCGGGCGGGCGCGAGGCGGGCATCGCGATGGACGTGGCCGCGGGCTCGGCCGCCCTCCTCACCGTCGCGAGCGCGGCCACGATCCTCTTCACCTACGTCGACGTCTCCGGCCTCGCCTTCTCCCTCGACGCGAGCTTCGGCGCCGGCCTCGCGCAGTTCGTCACCGAGATCGAGCTCGGCCGGCTGTGGCTCGTCGAGCTGCTGCTCGCGGCGGGCACCACGGTGCTCGCCTTCGCGATCCGCGAGCGCCGGCTCACGCTGCTCGTGCTCGTCGCCGCGCTGGCCACCGCGCTGCCGCTCGCCTCGCAGGGGCACGCCGCCGGCGCGTCCGGGCACGCCCAGGCCGTGAACTCGCTGCTCGTGCACCTCGTGGGCGCCGCGGTCTGGCTCGGCGGGCTCCTCACGCTCGTCTTCCTCGCGCGCGCCGTCGACCGCCCGCGGCTCGCGGTCCTGACGGCGCGCTACTCCACGCTCGCGCTCTGCGCCTTCATCGGCGTCGCCGCCTCGGGCGTGGTGAGCGCGTGGCTCCGCGTGGGCACCTGGGACGCCCTCCTCGGCACCGGCTACGGACGGCTCGTCATCCTGAAGACCGCGGCGCTCGTGCTCCTCGGCGGCTTCGGCGCGTTCCAGCGCTCCCGGCTCATCCCGCGCATCGTCGCGTCGCCCCGCGGCGGTCGGGTCTTCGCGTGGTTCGTCGTCGCGGAGCTCGCCGTGATGGGCGCCGCGAGCGGCATCGCGGGCGCGCTCGGCCGCACGGCGACGCCCGTCTCCTTCGAGCCGGCGCAGGAGCAGGGCTCGGGCATCAGCCCGGCCGAGTGGCTCACCGGCGACCCGCTGCCGCCCGAGCTCACCCCGCTGAGCTATCTCACCGAGTGGAAGTTCGACCTGGCCTGGGCCCTCGTGAGCGCCTTCGGCATCGCGCTCTACCTGGCCGGCGTGATCCGCCTCGCGCGGCGCGGCGATCGGTGGCCGGTCGGCCGCACCATCGCCTGGATCCTCGGGATGCTCGTCCTGTTCTACACGACGAACGGTCCGTTCAACGCGTACGAGGCGTATCTCTTCAGCGTGCACATGCTCGGCCACATGCTGCTCACGATGCTCATCCCGCTCGTGCTCGTGCTCGGCGCACCGGTGACGCTCGCCCTGCGCGCGTGCGAGAAGCGCGGCGACGGCTCCTGGGGCGGGCGCGAGTGGATCCTCTGGGGCGTGCAGACCCCGTTCTCCCGCATCGTCACGCACCCCGCGGTCGCGGCGGTCGTGTTCGCCGGCTCGCTCTGGGTCTTCTACTTCACCCCGATCTTCCGCTGGGCGATGGCCGAGCACCTCGGGCACCAGTGGATGATCGTCCACTTCCTCATCTCCGGCTACCTCTTCAGCCTGTCGATGATCGGCGTCGACCCCGTGCCCTACCGCTTCCCGTACCCGCTCAGACTCGTCACCCTCTTCGCGACGATGGCCTCGCACGCCTTCTTCGGGGTGACCCTGATGACGGGCGACGGGCTCATGCTCGCCGACTGGTTCGGGGCGATGGGACGCAGCTGGGGCGCGACACCGCTCGAGGATCAATCGGCGGGCGGGGGGATCGCGTGGGGCATCGGCGAGCTGCCGACCCTCGCGCTCGCCCTCATCGTC
- a CDS encoding 5-methyltetrahydropteroyltriglutamate--homocysteine S-methyltransferase — protein MNAAPYRADLVGSFLRPAPLADARRRFADGGIGADELRAVEDAAIADLVARQAASGLRLATDGEFGRSWWHFDFFGSLEGVDIVELDHGIQFQGVQTRPRGVHISGPIGFGADNPFLAQFVRIRDLAAAAGLAAKFTIPAPTVLDFRLEQGHIDPVAYPGGRDAIVDDLVQAYRDAVSALYALGARYLQFDDTAWAYLCSTEELEKARARGIDTDGIAERYADLINRILADQPEDLTVTTHVCRGNFRSTWVSSGGYEPIAEQLLAGTDYDGYFLEYDSERAGGFEPLRFLPAGPKRVVLGLITTKSGAFEDPAVIRGRIADAARFAPLEQLALSPQCGFASTEEGNLLSEEEQWAKVRAVVDIAAEVWG, from the coding sequence ATGAACGCCGCTCCGTACCGCGCCGACCTCGTCGGCAGCTTCCTCCGCCCCGCCCCGCTCGCCGACGCCAGGCGCCGATTCGCCGACGGCGGGATCGGGGCCGACGAGCTCCGAGCCGTCGAGGACGCGGCCATCGCGGATCTCGTCGCGCGGCAGGCCGCGAGCGGTCTCCGGCTCGCCACCGACGGCGAGTTCGGCCGGTCCTGGTGGCACTTCGACTTCTTCGGCTCCCTCGAGGGCGTCGACATCGTCGAGCTCGACCACGGCATCCAGTTCCAGGGCGTACAGACCCGCCCGCGCGGCGTGCACATCTCCGGTCCGATCGGCTTCGGCGCCGACAACCCGTTCCTCGCGCAGTTCGTCCGCATCCGCGACCTCGCGGCCGCCGCGGGGCTCGCGGCGAAGTTCACGATACCCGCGCCCACCGTGCTCGACTTCCGTCTCGAGCAGGGCCACATCGACCCGGTCGCCTACCCGGGCGGGCGCGACGCCATCGTCGACGACCTCGTGCAGGCCTACCGCGACGCCGTGAGCGCCCTCTACGCCCTCGGGGCGCGCTACCTCCAGTTCGACGACACGGCCTGGGCGTACCTGTGCAGCACCGAGGAGCTCGAGAAGGCGCGGGCGCGCGGCATCGACACCGACGGGATCGCGGAGCGCTACGCGGACCTCATCAATCGCATCCTCGCGGACCAGCCGGAGGATCTCACGGTCACGACCCACGTCTGCCGCGGCAACTTCCGTTCCACCTGGGTCTCCTCCGGCGGCTACGAGCCCATCGCGGAGCAGCTGCTGGCGGGGACCGACTACGACGGCTACTTCCTCGAGTACGATTCCGAGCGCGCCGGCGGCTTCGAGCCGCTGCGCTTCCTCCCCGCGGGTCCCAAGCGCGTGGTCCTCGGCCTCATCACGACCAAGTCGGGCGCCTTCGAGGATCCCGCGGTGATCCGCGGCCGCATCGCGGACGCCGCGCGCTTCGCCCCGCTCGAGCAGCTGGCGCTCAGCCCCCAGTGCGGCTTCGCCTCCACCGAGGAGGGGAACCTGCTGAGCGAGGAGGAGCAGTGGGCGAAGGTCCGCGCCGTCGTCGACATCGCCGCGGAGGTCTGGGGCTGA
- a CDS encoding HU family DNA-binding protein has translation MALNKTELVAKIAAETGQSQAAVSSVIDGLFAAVSETVAGGEKVSIPGWISFETATTAARTGRNPRTGDTIEIPAGKRVKVSVGSKLKAAVK, from the coding sequence ATGGCACTCAACAAGACCGAGCTCGTCGCGAAGATCGCCGCTGAGACCGGCCAGAGCCAGGCTGCGGTTTCGAGCGTGATCGACGGCCTGTTCGCCGCTGTCTCCGAGACCGTCGCCGGCGGCGAGAAGGTCTCGATCCCGGGGTGGATCTCCTTCGAGACCGCGACGACCGCCGCGCGCACGGGCCGCAACCCCCGCACCGGCGACACCATCGAGATCCCCGCGGGCAAGCGCGTCAAGGTCTCGGTCGGCTCGAAGCTCAAGGCTGCCGTGAAGTAA
- a CDS encoding GntR family transcriptional regulator, which produces MPEISDIALHRVSTAEAVADALVGLIVSGTLPAGEPLRESSLAAKLGVSRNSLREAIRLLERSRLVQYEIHRGAIVSTPTLEDLDDLTRTRRQLELAAVRCTPSEAQLEQLRAAFAQLTRTSEQQRAEAIVAADLALHQAIVDLLGSERMSSFYRQIGKELVFYFTVLSYTDEEYAHPKASIIDRHQGIIDAILSGDRDRAHDLLAGHIEENHERLAEILTARIAAAAPAATR; this is translated from the coding sequence ATGCCTGAGATCTCCGATATCGCGCTCCACCGGGTCAGCACCGCGGAGGCCGTCGCCGACGCCCTAGTGGGGCTCATCGTCTCGGGCACCCTGCCGGCCGGCGAGCCGCTGCGGGAGAGCAGCCTCGCCGCGAAGCTCGGCGTCTCGCGGAACTCCCTGCGCGAGGCGATCCGCCTGCTCGAGCGCAGCCGTCTCGTGCAGTACGAGATCCACCGCGGCGCGATCGTCAGCACGCCGACGCTCGAGGACCTCGACGATCTCACCCGCACCCGGCGCCAGCTCGAGCTCGCCGCGGTGCGCTGCACGCCGAGCGAGGCGCAGCTCGAGCAGCTCCGCGCGGCCTTCGCGCAGCTCACGCGCACCTCGGAGCAGCAGCGGGCCGAGGCCATCGTGGCCGCCGACCTCGCCCTGCACCAGGCGATCGTGGATCTGCTCGGCAGCGAGCGCATGAGCAGCTTCTACCGGCAGATCGGCAAGGAGCTCGTCTTCTACTTCACGGTGCTCTCCTACACCGATGAGGAGTACGCGCATCCGAAGGCGTCGATCATCGACCGCCACCAGGGGATCATCGATGCGATCCTCTCGGGCGACCGGGATCGCGCGCACGACCTCCTCGCCGGGCACATCGAGGAGAACCACGAGCGGCTCGCCGAGATCCTGACCGCGCGGATCGCCGCCGCCGCTCCGGCCGCGACCCGGTAG